AGTTGCAGGTACTGACGCAACGCGGTGGCAAAGGCCTGCTGCCGAAGCCCCTGGGCCACGGCCGACTTCACCGCTTCGAACGCGGGGTCCAGGCCCGGTTCGCGCGCCAGCACCTCCACCACATGCAGCCCGAAGCGGCTGTGCACGAGGCGTGGCAGCACGCCGACCTCGGGCTTGCCGAAGATCTCGCGAGCGAACTCGGGCGCGCAGTCGTCGGTGGTCAGCCAGCCCAAGGCACCGCCATCCGCACCACTGGGACAGTTGGACGTGGAAGCCGCCGCTACGGCGAAGCGGTCCTGGCCTCCGGGCGACGCGCAGCGCACATCCAACAGGCAGGCCTCGGCACGTTGGCGCAGTGCATTGACATCCACGCCCGGTGTGACGGCAAACAGCACGTGGCGCAGCTGCACACGTTCACCCACTGCGTAGCGGCCACGCTGGGCCGCGTGGTGACGGCGCAAGGCCTCATCCGACGGTTCGGGCATGTGCAGTTCCCGGTCCAGCAGGGCCTCGATGGCGGTGCTGGCGGCCTCGGTCATGGCGCCACCCAGGGGCAGCGGATCGTCGGCAGCCAGCAGGCCCGCCTCAATGGCGGCTTGCCGCAGCAACTCGGCACAGGCACGCTGCCTGAGTGTCTCGGTCGTCAGCGCTTCGTTGGGGTACGACAGCACGACGCCATTGACCTGGGGAAGAACAGGAGTGGACGTGTTCATGGTCTGAGCTTTCGGCGATTGGGAGCAGCAGGGTCAGCTGCCGCGACGGGGCAGGGTCTGATTGGCCGGCACGTTCAAGCGGCGGGCGCGCACCATCTGGTACGGCCGTACCAGATAGGCCAGCGTGCCGAAGCCGCTCCACACATGCACCAAGCGACTGAAGGGGAACAGCAGGAAGATGGTCATGCCGAGCAGCATGTGCGCCTGGAAGTGCCATTCGATGCCAGCCACCAATGCCGCATTGGGCTGCATCAGCACGATGCCCTGCAGGTACTCGGCCAGGCGCAGCATCGTGGTCGGCTCCGTCACATGGTGCAGCGAGGAGGGCAGTGTCGACAAGCCGATGACCAGTTGCACCCACAGGATGACCAGGATGGCCAGGTCGGTGCGGTGGCTGGTCAGCCGGATGCGGTCGTCGAAGATGCGGCGGTGCAGCAGCAGACTCAGCCCGACGAAGCAGACAAGGCCGGCCACGCCACCAGCGACCACCGCGATCAACTGCTTCTGAGAAGCGGCGACGAAGATCTCATAAAGCCAGTGCGGCGTGAGCTGCCCGAACAGGTGGCCGAAGAACAGGAACAGGATGCCGCCATGGAACAGGTTGCTGCCCCAGCGCAGCTGCCCCTTGCGCAGCAGCTGCGAGCTGTCGCTCTTCCAAGTGTACTGGTCGCGGTCGAACCGGGCCAGGCTGCCCATGAAGAACACCGCCAGGCACAGGTACGGGTAGA
The genomic region above belongs to Ideonella sp. WA131b and contains:
- a CDS encoding peptidylprolyl isomerase, which translates into the protein MNTSTPVLPQVNGVVLSYPNEALTTETLRQRACAELLRQAAIEAGLLAADDPLPLGGAMTEAASTAIEALLDRELHMPEPSDEALRRHHAAQRGRYAVGERVQLRHVLFAVTPGVDVNALRQRAEACLLDVRCASPGGQDRFAVAAASTSNCPSGADGGALGWLTTDDCAPEFAREIFGKPEVGVLPRLVHSRFGLHVVEVLAREPGLDPAFEAVKSAVAQGLRQQAFATALRQYLQLLAGAATLTGVDLEAAESPLVQ
- the narI gene encoding respiratory nitrate reductase subunit gamma produces the protein MNTLHNFAFNVYPYLCLAVFFMGSLARFDRDQYTWKSDSSQLLRKGQLRWGSNLFHGGILFLFFGHLFGQLTPHWLYEIFVAASQKQLIAVVAGGVAGLVCFVGLSLLLHRRIFDDRIRLTSHRTDLAILVILWVQLVIGLSTLPSSLHHVTEPTTMLRLAEYLQGIVLMQPNAALVAGIEWHFQAHMLLGMTIFLLFPFSRLVHVWSGFGTLAYLVRPYQMVRARRLNVPANQTLPRRGS